DNA from Pseudoalteromonas marina:
GGATATCGTTGCTATGTCGCTGATCTGCGTGGGCGCGGAGAAAGTAAGCCTGTTATATCTAAATCTGCTGCCTATGGGCAAACCGAAGCTATATTAGAAGATATTCCCGCGTTTATTAACAAAATTGAGCAGCTCGAAGGTTCTAAACCAGATTACTGGGTGGCGCATTCGTGGGGTGGCGTTTTAATGAATAGCGTATTTGCACGCTTTCCACATTATATTGATGATGTAAAAGCATGTGTTTACTTTGGTTCAAAACGCTCACTGTTTAACAATCATCCAAAAAAGTTACTTCAAGCTAATTTTATTTGGTATTTTATGGCGCCATTACTAGCTAAAAAGCACGGGTATTTACCTGCAAAGCGCTTAAAGTGGGGAAGTGACGACGAAACCCAAAAGTCGCATTATCAAAGCATGCAGTGGGCTAAAAAAAAGCCTTGGGTTGATTCCGATGATAATTTTGATTATGCAAAAGCATTGCGTTCACTTCATTTGCCACCTACGCTACATATTGCAGCGGTTAAAGATAAAGCATTAGCGCAGCCAGTTGATATTCAAAGGTTTATTGATGAATCTGGCCCTGGTATCCAACAAATGCGTATTTATGGTCGTCGCCATGGACACCGTATAGATTACGACCACATAAATATGTTAACTCATCCAATAGCCCGTAAAGAGCAATTTAACGATTTACTTCAATGGTTTAAGAGTCACCCTTGTTCATTAGCTTGAGCAAGGGGACTTGGTATCGTTCCCATTTACTAACGGCATTTGTATTTACTGGCTGGCGAACAGCTTGTTTGCTCAGTGTTGTGACGGCTCTTTTTTGATTGTAAAACGATAAGCAGTTTTGCTCATATTTACACCCTAAAAACTCAAAAAGAGTATTTAATTGGTCTTTAGGATTATTTACTAAGTCTTCATAGGCTAAATTAAACACAGGTAATCTTAAAGTATTCCAATGTGTCATTAGTTTTTCATATAAGCCATGGTAGTGCTTAAATTCAGTTAAAGAGCAAAAGTACGGCTCGTTCTCAGCAAAATAGTTACTAAATACAGAAAATGCTGTGGCATTAACGTTACGTGATAAATTAATAAACTTAGCGTTTGGAAATAAAATATAAATCAGCCCGAGCGATTGATAATTGCTTGGTAGCTTATTAATAATAATCGGCCTTAACGGTGTCGCTGTTTTTAGTGTATCAATATAAATATTACGAGCTTGATTAATTAGGCCAGGCGTTAAATTTGCTAAGCACTGAGGATACGAAGTTTTGGTTTTTTGCTCTAAAAAGGCAACAACATTATTACTAATACTCGTGTTTTCGCCTAGGCTTGAACATTCGCTATGACTTATAAGCATTTGCTCTAGTAGAGTTGACCCGCTTCTTGGCATGCCAATTATAAATACAGGCGTGATTGTTGCGGAAAAGTCTTCTTCACGTGTAGCCAATAAATCAAGAGTATTGAATTTAATGATCTGATCATAAAAAGGGTCAAGCTCTTTGGTTGTAAACGTACTTAATTTATATTGTAGCGTATTTGCTAGCTCAAAATAGTTAAAAGCTTGATCTGTATCGTTTAGTTTATCGTAACTTTTGCCTAATGCGTAGTAACACACCATTTTAAGACGTAGGTTGTTAGTTTGAGTTACTAAGTGATGCAAATTACTAATGTAATTGTGTTCTTTATTAAAACGGCCAAGTTGTACTAATTCAAACAAAATATAGGCTGTGACAGGGTATAAGCCCATACTCAATGCGTGTGCAAATGTTGTGTGCGCTTTATCCAAATCACCATGTGTTAAATAATGCTGGGCTAAGTAATAATGTGGTTCAGGGTTATGGCTTGCTAGGCTTTTTGCATATTCTAATACGGTAAGTGCGTCCTGTGGTGAATTAACACCATTAAAAGCGTCTGCCAATGCGTGAAGCGGTTCTAACATGTGGGGTAAACGTTCGCAGGCTTTTTGTAGTAAATAAACTGCGGCATCAAACTTTTCTAGTCTTAGTGCTATTTTACCTAAACCAAATAAGGCTTCGCCATTTTCGGGCTCAGTAGCAAGTATCGTTTTGTAATGAAATTCAGCTTCTTTGAGCTTATTTTGTTCGAGCAGTTTGTTGGCTTTATCTAGTAGCATAGTGGGGCATTTTATTTTTTATTTACTATAAAATAAAAAAGGCGAAATGTCTTAACATTTCGCCTTAATGCTTTCATTCTAAAAATTAGAAAGTATACGTGGCCTTAGCGTAGTAGAAACCACCGTTAATACCGTAAGGAGATGTTTCGTAGTATTTACCACCCCAGTTATTATTTGGGATACCCGTTGCATCTTGGAAATCAAGTTTTTCAGCATCTTGGTCAAGTAAGTTTTGTGCACCTACAGAGAAGCTGATTGAATCGTTCACAAAGTACGTAATTTCTGCATCAAGTGTTACAGATGCGTCTGCTGTTTTAGCTGTTGCATCGTAATCAACATGAACACCTTGATATTCGCCATAGTAGTTAAGACGAGTAAACGCAGAGATTGATTCCCACTGTTGTGCCCACGTAAGTGTTGCACGGTGGTTAGGTAAGTCTTCTTCTAGGCGTTTAACTTTAAACTCACCCGTAATATCACTGAACTTAGTTACTTCAGTTTCATTCCAGTTGTAAGCAAGGCTAAATGTAGAGCTGCCACCTAAAATATCTGCTGTGTAATTAGCTACAACATCAACACCTTGAGTTGTTGTATCAAAGTCATTAGTGAAGAAACTAACTTGCGCAAGACCTTCAACATTAGGTACACCCGCAGCTGAAAGTGTATCTTTATCAGCTTGGCTAAGCGTAATTTTTTCAGATTGACTGATACGGTCTTCAACTTGAATGTTGTAGTAATCAACAGTTAGGAACAAATCGCCAATTGTATAAACTGCACCAAATGTATAACTTTGCGATTCTTCAGGTTGTAGCTCCGTACCACCAAGTTGAACAGCAACAGGGTTTGTTGGTGGTAATAATGCAGAATCTCTTAACACACCATCACTTAAGTTTGTTTGAACGTTACTTACGTTTGCTTGACCAACAGTTGGTGCACGGAAACCTGTGCTAATTGAACCACGAATATTTAGGTCTTCAGTTACATGGTACTGAGCCATTAATTTGTAGTTTGTTGTGCTACCAAACGAGTCGTAGTCTTCAAAGCGAAGCGCTAAGCCCATTAAGAAGTCTTCTGTAAATGGTGCTTCAACGTCTACAAATGCTGCGTAGTTACGGCGTGTAAACTCACCTGCTTGCGACGGTTTGAAACCAGGGAAGCCGTTTGAGCCAATGCCAAAGCCTTGCGCTGTTAATGGACCCGCTGTGTAAGATGCTTCATCACCAGAAATAACGGTGAATGTTTCTTCATGCCACTCTAAACCACCGGCTACGTTCACATCATATGCTAGGCCAAAGTCGTAGCCTTTAGATAGATCTAAATTAAAGTTTTTCTCTAGCTGCTCGTATTTACCCGGACTAAAATCACGAGGTGTGTCTGGGCCTAAAGATGCATTAACTGTGTTGTAAATAAAGTAACGAGATTCATTTAGACCCACAGTACCGCTTAAATCATACAATACGTCTTTCATGAAGCCGTCTGTAAATTCACCTTTTGTACCAATGGTTAAAGAGGTATCAGTGATGTTCCCACCAAAGTTTGGTGTAAAACCACCCGGGATCATTTCGTTAAATGCAAAACAATCTGGGTTGTTAGCTACGCCGTTTACGTAAGCCGGGTCGTCTAATACATTACCATCTGTAATTGAAATGGTAGGACAGTTACCGCTCATGTCGTCAGTTAAGTCTGCAACAAGGAGTGTTGCGCCATCATCGTTTGAATATACACCTGAACGAGTATGCGGGTTACGATAGTAAAAGCCACCACGTACATCGCGCTCAGAGTAGTTACCAAACATGTAAAATTGTGAGTTGTTTGTTAAGTCTAGGCCTACATTACCAAAAAGTGAGATATCGTCATCAACTTCTGGTGCACCCCAAACTTGAGCAAGAGACGAAACATCAGGTACGCCTGCTGCTGCAAAACCTGCTGCATCTGGGCGTTGAACTGAACGACTCGTTGCATCTGCTGTTTTGTATTGGAAGCTTAAGTTTGCAAAACCACTGTCTGTAAACGGTAAACCTACGTTACCAGAAATTTGAGTTGTATCGCCGTCGCCTTCAAAATATTGACCTTTACGAACTTCAAACTTACCGCCTTCTGAAGCGTCTTTTAATTGGAAGTTCATTACACCTGCAATAGCATCAGAACCGTACTGAGCGGCTGCACCGTCACGAAGTACTTCTACTTGTTTAATTGCAATGCTAGGAATAACTGAAATATCGGCGCCTTGTGCACCATCGTTAATACCACCACCTAGAAATGCGATTACAGATGCACGGTGACGACGTTTGCCGTTTAAAAGTACTAGCGTGCTGTCTGATGGTAAACCACGAAGGTTAGCAGGGCGAACTAGTGATGCTGCATCACTAATAGGGTTTTGATGAACGTTGAAAGAAGGAACTGAGCCTTTAAGAAGTTCTAGCATGTCAGTGTTACCTGACTTTTCTAGCTCTTC
Protein-coding regions in this window:
- a CDS encoding alpha/beta fold hydrolase is translated as MAISQQSITINLADKQTLHLRKIFDEQQNGPIVFFMHGAVENGKIFYTHSNKGLAPFLAEHGYRCYVADLRGRGESKPVISKSAAYGQTEAILEDIPAFINKIEQLEGSKPDYWVAHSWGGVLMNSVFARFPHYIDDVKACVYFGSKRSLFNNHPKKLLQANFIWYFMAPLLAKKHGYLPAKRLKWGSDDETQKSHYQSMQWAKKKPWVDSDDNFDYAKALRSLHLPPTLHIAAVKDKALAQPVDIQRFIDESGPGIQQMRIYGRRHGHRIDYDHINMLTHPIARKEQFNDLLQWFKSHPCSLA
- a CDS encoding tetratricopeptide repeat-containing sulfotransferase family protein encodes the protein MLLDKANKLLEQNKLKEAEFHYKTILATEPENGEALFGLGKIALRLEKFDAAVYLLQKACERLPHMLEPLHALADAFNGVNSPQDALTVLEYAKSLASHNPEPHYYLAQHYLTHGDLDKAHTTFAHALSMGLYPVTAYILFELVQLGRFNKEHNYISNLHHLVTQTNNLRLKMVCYYALGKSYDKLNDTDQAFNYFELANTLQYKLSTFTTKELDPFYDQIIKFNTLDLLATREEDFSATITPVFIIGMPRSGSTLLEQMLISHSECSSLGENTSISNNVVAFLEQKTKTSYPQCLANLTPGLINQARNIYIDTLKTATPLRPIIINKLPSNYQSLGLIYILFPNAKFINLSRNVNATAFSVFSNYFAENEPYFCSLTEFKHYHGLYEKLMTHWNTLRLPVFNLAYEDLVNNPKDQLNTLFEFLGCKYEQNCLSFYNQKRAVTTLSKQAVRQPVNTNAVSKWERYQVPLLKLMNKGDS
- a CDS encoding TonB-dependent receptor plug domain-containing protein, encoding MKLKNNTLNQAIKFALATTTAGLFISGSAIAADEQSEVKVNKNVEKIAVVGTRSAPRSIGDSPVPIDIIGGEELEKSGNTDMLELLKGSVPSFNVHQNPISDAASLVRPANLRGLPSDSTLVLLNGKRRHRASVIAFLGGGINDGAQGADISVIPSIAIKQVEVLRDGAAAQYGSDAIAGVMNFQLKDASEGGKFEVRKGQYFEGDGDTTQISGNVGLPFTDSGFANLSFQYKTADATSRSVQRPDAAGFAAAGVPDVSSLAQVWGAPEVDDDISLFGNVGLDLTNNSQFYMFGNYSERDVRGGFYYRNPHTRSGVYSNDDGATLLVADLTDDMSGNCPTISITDGNVLDDPAYVNGVANNPDCFAFNEMIPGGFTPNFGGNITDTSLTIGTKGEFTDGFMKDVLYDLSGTVGLNESRYFIYNTVNASLGPDTPRDFSPGKYEQLEKNFNLDLSKGYDFGLAYDVNVAGGLEWHEETFTVISGDEASYTAGPLTAQGFGIGSNGFPGFKPSQAGEFTRRNYAAFVDVEAPFTEDFLMGLALRFEDYDSFGSTTNYKLMAQYHVTEDLNIRGSISTGFRAPTVGQANVSNVQTNLSDGVLRDSALLPPTNPVAVQLGGTELQPEESQSYTFGAVYTIGDLFLTVDYYNIQVEDRISQSEKITLSQADKDTLSAAGVPNVEGLAQVSFFTNDFDTTTQGVDVVANYTADILGGSSTFSLAYNWNETEVTKFSDITGEFKVKRLEEDLPNHRATLTWAQQWESISAFTRLNYYGEYQGVHVDYDATAKTADASVTLDAEITYFVNDSISFSVGAQNLLDQDAEKLDFQDATGIPNNNWGGKYYETSPYGINGGFYYAKATYTF